In Streptomyces sp. NBC_01381, the sequence GGCCACCGACACCCCGGTCCAGGAGGCGATCCTCGTCGCCTGCTATCTGCCGCTCCTCGCGTGGGCCCCGCTGCTGATCGCGGTGACGGTCGCGTACTACCGGCGGCGGACGGGTCACACGGGCGCGGCATGGACTCCTGCGCCGATGACGGCTAGTAAGTGAGCCCCGCCCCCCCCGCTGACCGGAGGCCGACCCATGCGAGTAGCCGCCACGATCTACCTCACCGACGAGACCATCACCCCGATCCGCCTCGCCCAGGAACTGGAGCAGCGGGGCTTCGCGGGGCTCTACCTCCCCGAGCACTCCCACATCCCCGTGCCCCGCGAAACCCCCTACCCCGGCGGTGAATTCCCGCCCGAGTGTGCCCGCATGCTCAACCCCTTCGTCGCCCTCGCGCAGGCCGCCGCCGTCACCCGGACCCTCTGCCTCGGCACGAACATCACGCTCGTCGGGCAGCACGACCCCATCGACCTCGCCAAGCAGATCGCCACCCTCGACCATCTCTCCGGCGGCCGTTTCACCCTCGGCATCGGCTACGGCTGGAACCGCGAGGAGGCCGCCGACCACGGAGTCCACTGGCCCACCCGGCGCGCCCTCGTGCGGGACCGGATGGCGGTCATGCGGGCCCTCTGGGACGGTCAACCCACCGCCTACGAGGGCGAGTTCGCGAGCGTGCGAGCCAGTGACGTACACCCGAAGCCACAGCTCACCCCCCGCGAGCGCAAGCAAGGCCCGCCCCTGCACGGCCCCCGCACCCTCATCGGCGGCGCCGCAGGCCCCAAGCTCTTCGCGCACATCGCGGAGTACGCCGACGGCTGGCTGCCCATCGGCGGCGGTGGCCTGCGCGAGTACCTGCCGGCGCTCCGGGAGGCATGGGCGGACGCGGGCCGCCCGCCCGGTGACCTGTACGTCGCCCTCTCGGCGGTCGAGCCGACCCCCGGCAAGCTCGCCCACTACGCCGA encodes:
- a CDS encoding LLM class F420-dependent oxidoreductase — translated: MRVAATIYLTDETITPIRLAQELEQRGFAGLYLPEHSHIPVPRETPYPGGEFPPECARMLNPFVALAQAAAVTRTLCLGTNITLVGQHDPIDLAKQIATLDHLSGGRFTLGIGYGWNREEAADHGVHWPTRRALVRDRMAVMRALWDGQPTAYEGEFASVRASDVHPKPQLTPRERKQGPPLHGPRTLIGGAAGPKLFAHIAEYADGWLPIGGGGLREYLPALREAWADAGRPPGDLYVALSAVEPTPGKLAHYADLGVDEVIVQLPAGEEADVLEALDGFQRYVHLTPAAGNQH